The DNA sequence ATCGTCAGATCAGACAAATCACGTTCCTGTCACAATACATAAACGACGTCAAACATCTACAAGGTGACAAGAACATAATTCCGGACGCGTTATCAAGGCTGGAAGTTTCAGCTACGCAAGTAGTCTTACCTGACCTCAAAAAATGGTCTGCTGATCAAGCCGACGACCCCGAGCTGAAAGAAATCCTGTCCGGCGCTACCAAGAGTGCACTTCAACTCGAACCACGAAGCACAGCTGAAGGTACCATTTACCTGGATGTTTCAACGAAACAGGCGCGTATGTACGTACCGTCACAACACCGCCGCACCGTTTTTGACGGGCTGCACGGCCAAGCCCACGGCGGTGGCAACGCTACTTCGCGTCTTATCGGGACAAGATACTGCTGGCCAGGAATGAACAGGCAAATCAAACATTGGGTCAAATGCTGCATACAATGCCAGCGCACTAAGGTGCTGAAGCACACCGTATCACCCTTAACGCCTTTCGCACCGCCAGATCGCCGTTTCGGGCATATACACATAGATTTAGTTGGTCCTCTGCCCCCTTCTAACGGCTGCAGGTATTTGTTAACGTGTGTAGATCGTTTCACCCGTTGGCCGGAGGCATGGCCTATTGACAATATGTCAGCACACGCCGTCGCGACAACTCTAACGACGCAATGGATCTCCCGTTTTGGCGTTCCTGACATGGTCACTACCGATCAGGGCCGCCAGTTTGAATCCGAGCTGTTCACCACTCTCACAAAAAACCTTGGCATCCAACACCTCAGGTCATCCCCATATCACCCGCAGGCCAACGGTATGGTGGAGAGACTACACAGGACCCTCAAAACCGCCCTCACGGCACATGACACCGTGAATTGGAGTTTACGACTTCCCATCGTCCTGCTGGCACTCAGAAATACTGTCAAACCGGACATTGGCCACGCACCCGCCGAGATGGTATACGGTATGTCACTGCGACTACCCGGCGATATGTTCCATCCCGCTCCGATCGAAGCGAAGACTGCGCCAGAACTCGTTAGGAATCTACGCGATTCGATGACACAACTGCAGCCGACACCCGGTTCAAACCACGCTACCCAAAGATACATTTTCGTGCCACCAGACTTGAACAAAGTCACACACGTTTTTCTCAGAGTCGACGCAGTGCAAACGCCCTTACAACCACGATATGAAGGTCCCTATGCAGTACTAGAGCGACTCGGCAAGAACTTCAAAATACAACGCGACAACGGCACAGTCTTGGTGTCCATCGACCGTCTCAAACCCGCGTTCGTGCTCAGAGAGGATCCCACAGCCGCAGATCACACGTACGCGACACACGCAGAAGTCACCAAGCAGCTCAAAAAACGAGTACGTTTTTCTTTTCGCCCTCAGGGGGAGTAGTGTGGCGACCCACaacaatgattattttgtaaCCGCGGTATCAGCGCGTCAGCCGCCGCCAGCTGCGCGCCCCTCCCTTAATTTTGTATACTGCGCGTTACCTACCGCCTCCATAGCGTGACCGACTAGCGCTCACTTTTTTCGGACGTACGTCGTCAACCGCTTATACGCTCCGTCGACCGTCGTTCGTAATCCCATTTTAATTGTTCTCGTAAACCACGTTTTTATGTTCCTCGCGTCCAACGCctaaaatgtactataatatttatttctattgactgaattatttttatttaattaaactgaaacgttatattttaacacattattttttatttatttaaattggtaaCCCGAGTAGTCGGCTAAACGCCGCATCTTACCAAAGTATCAAGTGCAGCACACAGTAATGGGTATCGGTGGGATAACACAACCGGTTACGAGGGCTGTAAATGTTTCAATTACATCGCGATATAAtagtttcaatttaatattgacCTGCCTAGTCGTACAAAAGATCACACATTGTATGCCTAATAATGAGGTGGAAAATTGCGTATCTCCCAACGATATAAATCTCGCAGACCCGTTATTTAGACGTCCGCAAAAAATAGATTTGTTACTAGGGAACAAACATTTCTTCGAAATAATATGCGCCGGCCAAATTAAACAGCACATTGCCGGACCGATATTTCAGGAAACACGTTTCGGCTGGGTGGTAGCTGGACCGGTCTTAAGAAAGAGCTGTAAGGGTACCAAGGACGTAAGTAGCGTAACACACACCGCGTGTGTGGACAATGACacgcattttgaaaatttgatatcaAAGTTTTGGCGTATAGAAAAATTGGAGACGGACCCACCTTTAACATTAGAAGAAAAAATGTGTAGGAGTCATTTTGACAAAACAGNNNNNNNNNNNNNNNNNNNNNNNNNNNNNNNNNNNNNNNNNNNNNNNNNNTTGCATCAATATGCAAGAGAGGTCAAAATGTGTGCTAGTGAAAAGGGACCCAAAGTGGATGTCGGCAGTGTAGTTTTAATTAGTGAAGATAATCTGCCACCCTTACGGTGGAAAATCGGACGAGTGAGAGAGGTGACACGGGGAAATGACAACATCATTCGTACCGCGGTGGTCAAAACAGCTGATGGTGAGTTAACCCGGGCAGTGCGTAGGCTGTGTCCACTACCATTCGAAGGCAATGATGGTTAAATCAAAggccaaaataaattaattcttgtaataaaaatttttttttttgatatgaattatttgtatgatttttattcgtattcttattaatatgtaacaacaatagattttttgtgatacttattattattcattaggttacattattatgttattattagtcatgtattataattattgttggttgaaaaatatttcaaggcGGGCGGCATGTCGCGTATCGGGGGAAATGTTATCGACTATAGAGGAATAATcgcaatgataatattgttatcggcTAGTGAGGCCGACGGGTGCCCTCGatcaattttgtatataatttagtcGTCGTCGAAAAAGAGCGAGCGTGACATGTCGGCTCCGCATtagtatagaaaaaataaaagtattttatactcTATTTGCGCaattgcttataaattattaattaaaatagtcgTCTAATCAACCTGAGTATCCGAAGTAACCAGTATAGGAAACTTACAGTCCACTCCGCAACATTTGGTCCATCGACCCGGATATTCAGTGTTGATTAGTCAAGCGTAATTCGTATTGAGGTGTTAATCGAGTATAGTGCGAAAGTTAAAGTTACTAAGTAACTGcggattaaataaaattgtgcgtCGCATATGCGTAGTTTAATTGTTACGTGACTTTTGCGGGAAAAATAAATCGGAGATTCGTATATTTCGAAAATCGagaaaacaatatacaatacatccATAGTGGCGTGCAGGCAGCTGGCAAGTACAGTACTACCTATTGTTCTATGGTACTACAGCTTATATGGTGTATGGTGTATGGCGAAAAAGGGGCAAATCAATAACCTCAGCGACGATCAAATTTCCTAAGCAATAGCTGGGCCTCTCGAGAAAAATTGTCATTCAACGTCTGGCATAAAGGTAAGAGTctctgattaaaaataattcctgTGTAAAATTTCCTTGGGTTTCCCCTAGTgagtagaataaaaaaaaaaaaaaaaaaaaaagcgtgtACGTGTACGTAGTATGTGAAACAGGTCGAATAAACGCAGATAACAGCCAACAGGTTAACGTAATAAtcgagatataatatatattatattcggccGAAATAGTAACGCGAGAATTGATATGACGGCTGACGAGAGAAATCTCACGATAAGACGCGGCCAATTAAAAGGCACGGTGACGAGATTCTTGACTTACCTACAAAGTGAAGAGTTGGATCCAAATCAAGTATCATTAAGAAGGGAAAAAATCGAAGAAGTTTGGCATGAATTTGACCAAATTCAAACGGCACTGGAACAGACAGAGAATTTAAACGAAAGCACAGCGTATCGTAAGGAGTTCGAAGATCTATACTTTAAGGCTATAGTAGAAGCAAATACAATTGTATCACCAGGAATGGTAAAAGAGAATACCTCAGAACGAGGAAGTATGGCGATAGCGAGCGAAAGAAGTATAGGGAGAAACAGTATGGCGCCTCAAGTGAAATTAGCAGCATTAAAAGTACCTGTTTTTAATGGGGATTATTTAGAGTGGGCGTCGTTTTATGACACATTTACGGCATTGGTACATACACACCAGGACCTATTGCCCGTATCGAAGTTTTTTCATTTGCGCGAAGCGCTATCAGGAGAGGCGTTGAACTCGATAAGAAGTTTGGAGACCACTGCAAAGAATTATGAAAAAGCGTGGAGCATTCTGTGtgctaggtataataataaaaaagtgcgAATACAAGCTCATGTGCGGGCAATATTTGATTTGGATGCGCTGCAGAGTGACTCAGCAATAAAACTTAGATGTTTTTTCGATGCGTTGTCAGGTCACATGCGAGCTCTAGAGGCGTTAGAGCAAGAACCGGAAAGTTGGGGCCCGTTATTAATGCACTTAATTAGTACCAAATTAGACAAAAAAACGTTACAAGAGTGAGAGGCGGGCAGTCCTAAAGACAGGATTGCTGAAGTTTCAGAGATAATGCAATTACTGGaaaatcgatttaaaatattagaagcCATCGAATCAGCGAAAAACGTACATAGTAGTACGCGAGGTGCTATTAGTAACGGATCGACAGGGCTAGGCAAAtcgaacaaatataataatcaattttcgTCTTTAATGATAAGTGCGGGTTTAAAGTGTTACGTGTGTCAGTTGCCACACACTATCTATAAATGTCCAACGTTAATTGCCTTACCGATAAAAGAGAGAATAAATAAAGtaactgaattaaaattatgtaagattTGTTTACGTCAGCACGAAAATAAAAAGTGCTTTTATAaccgatttattattaaaagggcCAGTTTTGCAGGACGAACTATTATACATACTGGCGCGTTTCCGTACCTATAATTACGTATTATCAGCGGACATTACAAAAATGTACCGACAAATTAAGGTAGCTAACGAAGATTGTAACTATCAGCGGATATTGTGGCGAGCCGATCCAAAAATGCCAATACAAGTTTATCGTCTTACCACATTAACTTACGGTACAGTACCTGCAGCTTTCATAGCAACAGCTTGTTTAGAAAAATTAGCTGAGACAGGAAACGATTACCTACGTGCACGTGAATCCATAAAAAGGGATTTTTATATGGATGACTATTTGAGTGGCGCGTCAACAAAAGAAGAagctataactttaaaacatgAAGTACTGGCAATATTAGGGCAAGCGGGTTTCGAGCTACGGAAGTGGTCGTCCAATGACCctagtattataaatagtaatatgtcGGTCGGTGACAAAGGTGCGGGTAACGACGTGCGTGTTTTCGATTGTGCGATAACAAAAATACTAGGCCTATTCTGGGAACCGAGCGACGACGTATTACGGTATAAAGTAAGCGAATACGTTGAAAATACGGAAATTATTAACAAACGAAAGATATTGTCCGAAATAGCTACAATATTCGACCCCCTCGGTTTAGTAGGTCCAGTGGTAATAGTAGctaaattatttatgcaaaaTTTATGGCAGTTGCGTGTAAGCTGGGACGAACAATTACCGAAAAACGTATCCGACGAATGGCtacaatacaaaaaatgtttaccgcGACTAAATAAACTAGTAATTCCGCGTATGATTATtagtaaacataaaattataaacattcaaattCACGGATTTGCTGATGCATCGACAAAAGCTTATGGCGCATGTTTGTATTTACGTAGTACGGATGAAGTAGGTACGCACACAGTGAGACTTATATGCGCCAAATCTAAGGTCGCACCGTTAAAAACGATATCATTACCGAGACTAGAACTATGTGCTGCGTTACTATTGGCGCGTATGCAGCATCGTGTAATTCCAAAATTACGACTAGAAATAgagagaaaatatttttggtcgGATTCTACTATTGCTCTTGCTTGGATCGCGTCACCGTCCACCAGGTGGAAAACATTTGTTGCCCACAGGGTTGGAGAGATTCAGGATTTATCCTGCACTAGTGAGTGGTCACACGTTAGTACACACGACAATCCAGCTGACCTAATATCACGCGGGTGTGATGCGTCACAAATTGCGGCTATGGAATTATGGTGGTATGGCCCGAAGTGGTTGTGTTTAAATAAAGAGGATTGGCCGGCAAAAAATGAGGTTTTGAACCatcaattaaatgataaaaatattcctgaaaaacaaaacgttatacaattttccGGTATTACCACGgataaattttctatatttgaCAAGTATTCGTCGTTGgataaaataatacgaattaCCGCCTATTGCGtgcgtttttataataaaataaaaaaagcaaaaatatcAGAGTGCGAAGTCTTAACAACAACTGATTTATATAATGCAAATTTGCGACTTTTAATTAAAGTACAAAAGGACCATGTTGAAAAGGagttaaatgaattaaattcgGCAAATGGCCAGGTATTGTCGAAAAGCAAGTTATTCAGATTGAGGCCGTTTCTCGACGAAGAGGGATTAATCCGTGTGGGCGGGCGGCTAAAAAATGCGTTATCATtaggtatttttcaaaagcacccCATAGTATTACCAAAGGATTCCGCGTATACTAATTTGTTGTTTCAACGGGAGCATGAGCAGTTATTACATGGGGGCCCGCAAGCAATGTTGGCGTCAATCCGACTGCAATATTGGCCACTTAACGCAATAAGGAACATAGCTCGAAATACAGTGCACCGCTGCGTGAAATGTTTTCGAATGAAACCTACCGTGGTGCAACCGATCATGGGCAATTTACCTAGAGATCGTGTAGAAGCCCAATCTCGTGCATTTAAAATCTGCGGTGTCGATTTCGCGGGCCCTATAATGGTAAAACAAAGTTTAAGGCGAAATGCACCCGCGACAAAAGGATATGcctgtatatttgtatgttttgcAACTAAGGCGGTGCATATTGAGGTCGTTATAGATTTAAGCACTAAGTCATTTTTAAATGCGTTGAGCCGATTTTTTGATCGCAGAGGTAAATGTGCTACGATTTATTCTGACAATGCTACAAACTTCGTAGGAGCAAACAGGTATTTAAAGGAAGTATATCAACTTTTTCAAGTTCAAAAGCATCAAGAAATCATTAAATCTGGTTTGGCTAAAATAGGAGTACAATGGAAATTTATTCCCCCCAGGTCACCTCATTTTGGGGGATTATGGGAGGCCGCGGTTAAGTCAATGAAGTCATTATTGCGAAGTGTACTATGCGAATCATATTTGACGTACGAAGAGTTGTGCACTATACTCACTAGGGTAGAAGCGTGTTTGAATTCTCGGCCTTTAACGGCTTTGTCCTCTGATCCTTccgatttattatatatcactCCAGCTCATTTCCTAATCGGAGACTCCCTAATGTCCATACCGGAGCGGGATGAAACAAATACGCCGGTAAACCGGTTAGACCGTTGGCGTCGCGTTCAACAATTTTCACAGATTTTGTGGAAACGTTGGAGTCGAGAGTATTTGCATCAATTGCAAGAGAGGTCAAAATGGGCTAGTGAAAAGGGACCCAAAGTGGATGTCGGCAGTGTAGTTTTAATTAGTGAAGATAATCTGCCACCCTTACGGTGGAAAATCGGACGAGTGAGAGAGGTGACACGGGGAAATGACAACATCATTCGTACCGCGGTGGTCAAAACAGCTGATGGTGAGTTAACCCGGGCAGTGCGTAGGCTGTGTCCACTACCATTCGAAGGCAATGATGGTTAAATCAAAggccaaaataaattaattcttgtaataaaaattttttttttttttgatatgaattatttgtatgatttttattcgtattcttattaatatgtaacaacaatagattttttgtgatacttattattattcattaggttacattattatgttattattagtcatgtattataattattgttggttgaaaaatatttcaaggcGGGCGGCATGTCGCGTATCGGGGGAAATGTTATCGACTATAGAGGAATAATcgcaatgataatattgttatcggcTAGTGAGGCCGACGGGTGCCCTCGatcaattttgtatataatttagtcGTCGTCGAAAAAGAGCGAGCGTGACATGTCGGCTCCGCATtagtatagaaaaaataaaagtattttatactcTATTTGCGCaattgcttataaattattaattaaaatagtcgTCTAATCAACCTGAGTATCCGAAGTAACCAGTATAGGAAACTTACAGTCCACTCCGCAACATTTGGTCCATCGACCCGGATATTCAGTGTTGATTAGTCAAGCGTAATTCGTATTGAGGTGTTAATCGAGTATAGTGCGAAAGTTAAAGTTACTAAGTAACTGcggattaaataaaattgtgcgtCGCATATGCGTAGTTTAATTGTTACGTGACTTTTGCGGGAAAAATAAATCGGAGATTCGTATATTTCGAAAATCGagaaaacaatatacaatacatccATAGTGGCGTGCAGGCAGCTGGCAAGTACAGTACTACCTATTGTTCTATGGTACTACAGCTTATATGGTGTATGGTGTATGGCGAAAAAGGGGCAAATCAATAACCTCAGCGACGATCAAATTTCCTAAGCAATAGCTGGGCCTCTCGAGAAAAATTGTCATTCAACGTCTGGCATAAAGGTAAGAGTctctgattaaaaataattcctgTGTAAAATTTCCTTGGGTTTCCCCTAGTgagtagaataaaaaaaaaaaaagcgtgtACGTGTACGTAGTATGTGAAACAGGTCGAATAAACGCAGATAACAGCCAACAGGTTAACGTAATAAtcgagatataatatatattatattcggccGAAATAGTAACGCGAGAATTGATATGACGGCTGACGAGAGAAATCTCACGATAAGACGCGGCCAATTAAAAGGCACGGTGACGAGATTCTTGACTTACCTACAAAGTGAAGAGTTGGATCCAAATCAAGTATCATTAAGAAGGGAAAAAATCGAAGAAGTTTGGCATGAATTTGACCAAATTCAAACGGCACTGGAACAGACAGAGAATTTAAACGAAAGCACAGCGTATCGTAAGGAGTTCGAAGATCTATACTTTAAGGCTATAGTAGAAGCAAATACAATTGTATCACCAGGAATGGTAAAAGAGAATACCTCAGAACGAGGAAGTATGGCGATAGCGAGCGAAAGAAGTATAGGGAGAAACAGTATGGCGCCTCAAGTGAAATTAGCAGCATTAAAAGTACCTGTTTTTAATGGGGATTATTTAGAGTGGGCGTCGTTTTATGACACATTTACGGCATTGGTACATACACACCAGG is a window from the Acyrthosiphon pisum isolate AL4f unplaced genomic scaffold, pea_aphid_22Mar2018_4r6ur Scaffold_21479;HRSCAF=24083, whole genome shotgun sequence genome containing:
- the LOC115034902 gene encoding uncharacterized protein LOC115034902 — its product is MTADERNLTIRRGQLKGTVTRFLTYLQSEELDPNQVSLRREKIEEVWHEFDQIQTALEQTENLNESTAYRKEFEDLYFKAIVEANTIVSPGMVKENTSERGSMAIASERSIGRNSMAPQVKLAALKVPVFNGDYLEWASFYDTFTALVHTHQDLLPVSKFFHLREALSGEALNSIRSLETTAKNYEKAWSILCARYNNKKVRIQAHVRAIFDLDALQSDSAIKLRCFFDALSGHMRALEALEQEPESWGPLLMHLISTKLDKKTLQE